A section of the Rhizobium sp. Pop5 genome encodes:
- the addB gene encoding double-strand break repair protein AddB → MAERHQPRILTIPAGLPFLKTLATTLCDGRLTPLFRHDPDDPLSLAGVTIYLPTRRAVRVLRSEFVDLLGGRSAILPVIRPLGETDDDSGYFDEALPATIDLAQPLSNTARLLELARIILAWRNKLPEIVRHIHSDSPLVAPASPADAIWLARNLAELIDSIETEDLDWSELSKLDTGDYAAWWQLTAEFLQIASAFWPERLSELGKSSPARHRNAILRAEANRISTMTPAGPIIIAGSTGSVPATADLIAAVANLPEGVIVLPGLDLSMPEKHWPMVAPEPAPGQHANPASRSHSQYGLSSLLKRLKLTRADIALLDRPEADLDRRAEILSRALTPAEATSDWGAWKNDLPEGVLSSAFADVSLIEAANEREEATAIAIALRLALERPGQDGDSRAALITPDRNLARRVMAELSRFGILADDSAGTPLAASLQGTLLQLLLEAALRPGDPVAIVSLLKHPLARFGLERDALISATEALELLALRGGVAEVDISALGPLLAHQLAEQALDRHAPQWRKTLPPEAADGAYELARRVRQATTPLASALMRHRPEDRGRTASFTLSEWAERTGRSLEAVAADPQGNLADLWSSEAGDALAALLSEVIDTEGQMEADGLQWIDIMAALAAGHAVKPRALSHPRLFVFGTLEARLQSVDTLILGGLNEGSWPGQTANNPFIPRMMKTEIGLEPPERRIGQLAHDFEMANGTRHLIYSRALRQGSTPTVGSRWLQRLLALGGEAFEAELKGRGNRYLQWAGLIDQGEAQAPAQRPSPKPPLELQPKSYSFSEVGRLRRDPYTIYARRVLRLDPVDPFNRDPGAAERGTLYHKIIDRFIREAHIAGTPDAAAAMERILSELFDMEQLPPHIDAVWRPRFREVARAFLEWEAGRRPGIRKTLTEVRGGVELEPINIRLNGVADRIDITGPNAADIIDYKTGYNPSPTQARALLDPQLALEAAALSAGAFRDAGSLVPQDLLYVRLRPGRRFQVDTVNNENSARSDQAKSAMDLAEESIDQLVKFVGLLQSGEKGFTSRLIPAQQFDFGGDYDHLARVSEWSTAETEEGGDE, encoded by the coding sequence ATGGCGGAGCGGCACCAGCCACGCATTCTGACGATCCCGGCGGGCCTTCCCTTCCTGAAAACGCTGGCGACGACACTTTGCGACGGCCGGCTGACGCCGCTCTTCCGGCACGATCCCGATGACCCGCTGTCGCTCGCCGGGGTGACGATCTACCTGCCGACCCGGCGCGCGGTCCGCGTGCTGCGCTCGGAATTCGTCGACCTGCTCGGCGGCCGTTCAGCTATTCTCCCCGTTATCCGTCCCCTCGGCGAAACCGATGACGATAGCGGTTATTTCGACGAAGCGCTGCCGGCGACGATCGATCTCGCCCAGCCGCTATCGAATACCGCCCGCCTGCTGGAGCTTGCGCGCATCATCCTTGCCTGGCGAAACAAGCTGCCGGAGATCGTCCGCCATATTCATTCGGATTCGCCGCTCGTTGCGCCTGCGAGCCCGGCCGATGCGATCTGGCTTGCCCGCAACCTCGCGGAGCTGATCGATTCCATCGAAACAGAAGATCTCGACTGGTCGGAGCTGTCGAAGCTCGACACCGGCGACTATGCGGCCTGGTGGCAGCTGACGGCGGAATTCCTGCAGATCGCCAGCGCATTCTGGCCGGAGCGGCTTTCCGAGCTCGGCAAATCCTCGCCGGCGCGGCACAGGAACGCCATCCTCCGAGCCGAAGCGAACAGGATTTCGACGATGACGCCTGCCGGGCCGATCATCATCGCGGGTTCGACGGGCTCCGTTCCCGCCACCGCCGATCTCATCGCCGCCGTCGCCAATTTGCCCGAAGGCGTGATCGTGCTGCCCGGCCTCGATCTCTCCATGCCTGAGAAGCACTGGCCGATGGTCGCGCCGGAACCGGCACCCGGCCAACATGCAAATCCGGCGAGCCGCAGCCATTCGCAATATGGCCTGTCGTCCCTGCTGAAGCGGCTGAAGCTCACGCGCGCCGACATCGCGCTGCTCGACCGACCCGAAGCCGATCTCGACCGGCGTGCCGAAATCCTGTCACGTGCGCTCACCCCGGCCGAGGCCACCAGCGACTGGGGGGCATGGAAAAACGATCTTCCCGAAGGCGTCCTGTCCTCGGCCTTTGCGGATGTTTCGCTGATCGAAGCCGCCAACGAGCGCGAAGAGGCGACAGCGATTGCCATTGCGCTCCGGCTGGCGCTGGAAAGGCCGGGGCAGGACGGCGATAGCCGGGCAGCGCTCATCACACCGGACCGCAATCTCGCCCGGCGAGTGATGGCAGAGCTTTCCCGCTTCGGCATCCTGGCTGACGATTCGGCCGGCACGCCGCTTGCCGCCTCGCTGCAGGGCACCCTGCTGCAATTGCTCCTGGAGGCGGCGCTGCGGCCGGGCGATCCGGTAGCGATCGTCTCACTGCTCAAACATCCGCTCGCCCGCTTTGGGCTCGAACGCGATGCACTGATCTCCGCCACAGAGGCGCTCGAACTGCTGGCGCTGCGCGGCGGCGTGGCGGAGGTGGATATCAGCGCGCTCGGGCCGCTGCTCGCGCATCAGCTTGCCGAACAGGCCCTAGACAGGCATGCACCGCAATGGCGAAAAACGCTTCCGCCCGAGGCGGCCGATGGCGCATATGAGCTTGCGCGCCGGGTTCGACAGGCGACCACACCGCTCGCTTCGGCGCTGATGCGCCACCGGCCGGAAGATCGTGGTCGGACGGCAAGTTTCACCTTGTCCGAATGGGCGGAGCGTACCGGCCGTTCCCTCGAAGCCGTCGCCGCCGATCCGCAAGGCAATCTCGCCGATCTCTGGTCGAGTGAAGCGGGCGATGCGCTCGCCGCGCTGCTCAGCGAAGTGATCGATACCGAAGGCCAGATGGAGGCCGACGGACTGCAATGGATTGACATCATGGCGGCGCTTGCTGCCGGCCATGCGGTGAAGCCAAGGGCTCTCAGCCATCCCAGGCTCTTCGTTTTCGGCACCCTGGAAGCCCGCCTGCAGAGTGTTGATACTTTGATCCTCGGCGGCCTGAACGAGGGCTCCTGGCCCGGGCAGACCGCCAACAATCCCTTCATTCCCAGGATGATGAAAACGGAGATCGGTCTTGAACCGCCGGAACGGCGCATCGGCCAGCTGGCGCATGATTTCGAGATGGCGAACGGCACGCGCCATCTGATCTATTCGCGCGCGCTCCGCCAAGGCTCGACGCCGACCGTCGGCTCACGCTGGCTGCAGCGGCTTTTGGCGCTGGGCGGAGAGGCGTTCGAAGCGGAGTTGAAGGGACGCGGCAACCGGTACCTGCAATGGGCCGGTCTCATCGATCAGGGAGAGGCTCAGGCACCGGCGCAGCGACCCTCACCAAAGCCGCCGCTCGAACTACAGCCGAAATCCTATTCCTTCAGCGAAGTCGGCCGGCTGCGCCGTGACCCCTATACCATCTATGCCCGCCGCGTCCTCAGGCTCGACCCGGTTGATCCGTTCAATCGTGATCCGGGAGCGGCCGAACGCGGTACGCTCTACCACAAAATCATCGACCGGTTCATTCGCGAGGCGCATATCGCCGGCACGCCTGATGCGGCAGCAGCGATGGAGCGTATCCTTTCCGAGCTTTTCGACATGGAGCAGCTGCCGCCGCATATCGATGCCGTGTGGCGGCCGCGCTTTCGCGAGGTCGCCCGCGCCTTCCTCGAATGGGAGGCAGGCCGGCGGCCGGGCATCCGCAAAACGCTGACGGAGGTACGGGGCGGCGTCGAACTGGAGCCGATCAATATCCGGCTCAATGGTGTCGCGGACCGGATCGACATAACAGGTCCCAACGCCGCCGATATCATCGACTACAAGACCGGTTACAATCCTTCGCCGACCCAGGCGCGCGCGCTTCTCGACCCGCAGCTTGCGCTGGAAGCCGCGGCGCTCAGCGCCGGCGCCTTCCGCGATGCCGGCAGCCTCGTGCCGCAGGACCTGCTCTATGTCCGCCTGCGCCCGGGGCGGCGCTTCCAGGTCGATACCGTCAATAACGAGAATTCGGCACGCAGCGACCAGGCGAAATCGGCGATGGATCTCGCCGAGGAATCGATCGATCAGCTGGTCAAATTCGTGGGATTGCTGCAATCCGGTGAAAAGGGTTTCACCTCTCGGCTCATTCCGGCCCAGCAATTCGATTTCGGCGGCGATTACGATCATCTTGCCCGCGTCTCGGAATGGTCGACGGCCGAGACCGAGGAGGGCGGCGATGAATGA
- a CDS encoding nucleotidyltransferase family protein, with amino-acid sequence MTIRQAMVLAAGLGTRMRPITDTIPKPLVKIDGKPMIDYALDSLVVAGVERAVVNIHHHAQQMLDHLGNYRGLDIVISDEREALMNSGGGLAKGLTLLTRDDVFVMNADLFWIGEQPGRPTNLQRLAGFFDAERMDMALLCVRIEDTTGHNGKNDFSLAADGRLTRYRDDPTNPVVYAGAIVMNASLLDDAPKDAFNLNIYFDKAIARGRLFGLVLEGHWLTVGTPEAIGEAEETIRRLRAFA; translated from the coding sequence ATGACGATCAGACAAGCCATGGTATTGGCCGCGGGTCTCGGAACCCGCATGCGCCCGATCACCGACACGATCCCGAAGCCGCTGGTGAAGATCGACGGCAAGCCGATGATCGACTACGCGCTGGATTCGCTGGTCGTGGCCGGCGTCGAACGGGCCGTCGTCAACATTCACCATCACGCCCAGCAGATGCTCGACCATCTCGGAAACTATCGCGGCCTCGACATCGTCATATCAGACGAGAGGGAGGCGCTGATGAATTCCGGTGGCGGGCTGGCGAAGGGCCTCACGCTACTGACTCGTGACGACGTCTTCGTCATGAATGCCGATCTCTTCTGGATCGGCGAACAGCCGGGGCGGCCGACAAACCTGCAGCGCTTAGCCGGATTCTTCGATGCCGAGCGCATGGACATGGCGCTCCTCTGCGTCAGGATTGAGGATACGACTGGCCATAACGGCAAGAACGATTTCAGCCTCGCAGCCGATGGTCGCCTGACGCGTTATCGCGACGATCCCACCAATCCCGTCGTCTATGCCGGGGCGATCGTCATGAACGCGTCGCTGCTCGACGATGCGCCGAAAGATGCCTTCAACCTCAATATCTATTTCGACAAGGCGATCGCGCGCGGGCGGCTGTTCGGCCTTGTGCTCGAAGGCCATTGGCTGACTGTGGGAACGCCGGAAGCGATCGGCGAAGCGGAGGAAACGATCCGCCGATTGCGGGCGTTCGCGTGA
- the tsaE gene encoding tRNA (adenosine(37)-N6)-threonylcarbamoyltransferase complex ATPase subunit type 1 TsaE has product MTTSDPISLFLKDEAATIRFGEDLALALKAGDCLALSGDLGAGKSSLARAILRAIADDEELEVPSPTFTLVQSYDLRIQVSHFDLYRLGDPAELAELGFDEALQNGICLVEWPEMAEGELPASRISLRLEHEGTGRRLTITAAEKTAARIRRVLDIRSFLADAGYQDAKRRFLTGDASLRAYESVYPKKGERKILMDWPPLPDGPPVLDGKPYPKVAHLAENAYPFVAIANVLRGWGFAAPEIYKVDYNKGILLIEDLGTEGVLDDDGQPIVQRYRQSVACLAHLHSMQIPQDIPVTASHTHHIPDFDRTAMKMEVRLVLDWHIAWKRGTAPTDAEREEYLAIWDDLIDELQSAEKNLLLRDFHSPNIIWREHESGIRKIGIIDFQDSMIGPTAYDLASIVQDARVTIEPNLFRQLMDDYLTLRRAQGGFDEAKFMKAWAIMSAQRNCKLAGLWVRLLQRDSKPGYLKHMPRTLAYLQVAFEHETLAPLRDWCARAGIGQSES; this is encoded by the coding sequence ATGACCACGAGTGATCCGATCTCGCTTTTCCTGAAGGACGAGGCGGCCACCATTCGCTTCGGTGAAGACTTGGCTCTCGCCCTGAAGGCCGGCGATTGCCTTGCCCTTTCGGGCGATCTCGGCGCCGGGAAGTCCTCGCTCGCGCGCGCCATCCTGCGCGCCATCGCCGATGACGAGGAGCTCGAAGTTCCGAGCCCGACCTTCACGCTGGTGCAATCCTACGACCTGCGCATCCAGGTTTCGCACTTCGATCTCTACCGGCTGGGCGACCCCGCGGAACTGGCTGAACTCGGCTTCGACGAGGCCTTGCAGAACGGCATCTGTCTCGTCGAATGGCCGGAGATGGCCGAAGGCGAGTTACCGGCATCGCGTATCTCCTTGCGGCTTGAACATGAGGGCACCGGTCGCCGCCTGACGATTACGGCGGCTGAGAAGACCGCGGCCCGTATCCGTCGCGTGCTTGATATCCGCAGCTTTCTTGCCGATGCCGGCTATCAAGACGCCAAACGGCGGTTTCTTACCGGGGATGCATCGCTGCGCGCCTATGAATCCGTCTATCCCAAGAAGGGCGAACGCAAAATCCTGATGGACTGGCCGCCGCTGCCGGACGGGCCACCGGTTCTGGATGGCAAGCCTTACCCCAAGGTCGCCCACCTCGCAGAAAACGCCTACCCCTTCGTGGCGATCGCCAATGTTTTGCGCGGGTGGGGCTTTGCCGCGCCGGAGATCTACAAGGTCGATTATAACAAGGGCATCCTGCTGATCGAAGATCTCGGCACCGAAGGCGTGCTCGATGACGACGGGCAGCCGATCGTCCAGCGCTATCGGCAAAGCGTCGCCTGCCTTGCGCATCTCCATTCCATGCAAATTCCGCAGGATATCCCGGTTACGGCGTCGCATACTCACCACATCCCTGACTTCGACCGCACGGCGATGAAGATGGAGGTGCGGCTTGTCCTCGACTGGCATATTGCCTGGAAGCGCGGCACGGCCCCGACCGATGCCGAGCGCGAGGAATATCTGGCGATCTGGGACGACTTGATCGACGAGTTGCAATCGGCCGAAAAGAACCTTCTGTTGCGCGACTTCCATTCGCCCAACATCATCTGGCGCGAGCATGAAAGCGGTATCCGCAAGATCGGCATCATCGACTTTCAGGATTCGATGATCGGGCCGACCGCCTATGACCTTGCCTCCATCGTTCAGGATGCGCGCGTCACGATAGAGCCGAACCTTTTCCGACAGCTAATGGATGACTACCTCACGCTCCGCCGCGCGCAGGGCGGCTTTGACGAAGCTAAATTCATGAAGGCCTGGGCCATCATGTCGGCACAGCGCAACTGCAAGCTCGCCGGCCTCTGGGTGCGGCTATTGCAACGTGACAGCAAGCCCGGCTACCTCAAGCATATGCCGCGAACGCTCGCCTATCTCCAGGTCGCGTTCGAGCACGAAACGCTTGCCCCCTTGCGCGATTGGTGCGCAAGGGCTGGAATAGGCCAAAGCGAATCATAA